Proteins encoded by one window of Lates calcarifer isolate ASB-BC8 linkage group LG7_1, TLL_Latcal_v3, whole genome shotgun sequence:
- the LOC108873508 gene encoding NADH dehydrogenase [ubiquinone] 1 beta subcomplex subunit 1, producing MIKIVKFAREHWVNILVPMGFVIGWFLDKQQDQKLTAFRNKSILYSRELKPGEEVTWK from the exons ATGATCAAGATTGTAAAATTTGCGCGTGAGCACTGGGTAAACATATTGGTGCCCATGGGCTTTGTGATTGGGTGGTTCCTTGACAAACAACAGGACCAGAAGTTGACAGCTTTCAGGAACAAAAGTATTTTGTACAGCAG AGAGCTGAAGCCTGGTGAGGAGGTGACCTGGAAGTAG
- the cpsf2 gene encoding cleavage and polyadenylation specificity factor subunit 2 — MTSIIKLTAVSGVQEESALCYLLQVDEFRFLLDCGWDENFSVDIIDAMKRYVHQVDAVLLSHPDPIHLGALPYAVGKLGLNCTIYATIPVYKMGQMFMYDLYQSRNNSEDFTLFTLDDVDCAFDKIQQLKYSQIVNLKGKGHGLSITPLPAGHMIGGTIWKIVKDGEEEIVYAVDFNHKREIHLNGCTLESISRPSLLITDSFNATYVQPRRKQRDEQLLTNVMETLRGDGNVLIAVDTAGRVLELAQLLDQIWRTKDAGLGAYPLALLNNVSYNVVEFSKSQVEWMSDKLMRCFEDKRNNPFQFRHLTLCHSLADLARVPSPKVVLCSQPDLESGFSRELFIQWCQDTKNSIILTYRTTPGTLARYLIDNPGEKMLDLEVRKRVKLEGKELEEYLEKEKIKKEAAKKLEQAKEVDVDSSDESDMDDDLDQPAAVKNKHHDLMMKGEGSRKGSFFKQAKKSYPMFPTHEERIKWDEYGEIIRLEEFLVPELQATEEEKSKLESGLTNGDEPMDQDLSVVPTKCISSIENLEIRARVTYIDYEGRSDGDSIKKIINQMKPRQLVIVHGPPEASLDLAESCKAFSKDIKVYTPKLQETIDATSETHIYQVRLKDSLVSSLQFCKAKDTELAWIDGVLDMRVVKVDTGVMLEEGMKEEVEDGDLTMDIAPDLGIDHSATAVAAQRAMKNLFGEDEKELSEESDVIPTLEPLPPHEIPGHQSVFINEPRLSDFKQVLLREGIQAEFVGGVLVCNNMVAVRRTEAGRIGLEGCLCDDYYKIRELLYQQYAVV, encoded by the exons ATGACGTCCATTATAAAGCTGACAGCCGTCTCAGGGGTTCAGGAGGAGTCGGCGCTTTGTTacctgctgcaggtggatgAATTCCGCTTTCTCCTGGACTGTGGCTGGGATGAGAACTTCTCTGTGGACATCATTGATGCTATGAAAAG ATATGTTCATCAGGTTGATGCTGTGCTGCTCTCCCACCCTGACCCTATACACCTGGGAGCTCTGCCATACGCTGTGGGCAAACTGGGTTTAAACTGTACTATATATGCCACAATTCCTGTCTATAAGATGGGTCAGATGTTCATGTATGATCTGTATCAG TCTCGAAACAACAGTGAAGATTTCACTCTCTTCACTCTTGATGACGTGGACTGTGCTTTTGATAAAATCCAGCAGCTGAAATACTCTCAGATTGTCAACCTGAAAG GTAAAGGGCATGGTCTCTCCATCACACCGCTTCCAGCTGGTCACATGATAGGAGGCACCATTTGGAAAATTGTGAAGGATGGGGAAGAGGAGATTGTTTACGCTGTGGACTTCAACCACAAGAGAGAGAT TCACCTGAACGGCTGCACACTGGAGAGCATCAGTCGTCCTTCCTTACTTATTACAGACTCCTTCAATGCTACATATGTGCAGCCACGTCGTAAACAAAGAGATGAGCAGCTCCTTA CTAATGTGATGGAGACCCTCCGTGGTGACGGTAATGTCCTTATTGCCGTGGATACAGCTGGGCGCGTGTTGGAGCTGGCTCAGCTCCTGGACCAGATTTGGAGGACAAAGGATGCTGGGCTGGGAGCTTACCCGCTAGCTCTGCTCAACAATGTCAGCTACAATGTGGTGGAGTTTTCCAAGTCCCAG GTGGAGTGGATGAGTGACAAGCTCATGAGGTGTTTTGAGGACAAGAGAAACAACCCATTCCAGTTCCGTCACTTGACCCTGTGCCACAGTCTGGCAGACCTGGCCCGCGTACCCAGCCCCAAGGTGGTGCTTTGCAGCCAGCCAGACCTCGAGTCTGGCTTTTCTCGGGAACTCTTCATCCAATGGTGCCAAGACACCAAAAACTCCATCATCCTGACCTACCGCACTACACCTGGAACCCTAGCCCGCTACCTCATCGACAACCCGGGAGAGAAGATGCTGGACTTGGAG GTGAGGAAGAGAGTGAAGCTGGAAGGCAAAGAGCTGGAAGAATACcttgaaaaggagaaaataaagaaagaagcGGCTAAAAAACTTGAACAAGCAAAAGA GGTGGATGTAGACTCCAGTGATGAGAGCGATATGGATGATGATTTGGATCAGCCAgctgcagttaaaaacaaacaccatgACTTGATGATGAAGGGCGAGGGGAGCCGCAAAGGCAGTTTCTTCAAACAAGCCAAAAAGTCTTATCCAATGTTCCCCACACACGAGGAGAGGATCAAATGGGACGAGTATGGGGAAATAATCAG GCTAGAGGAGTTTCTGGTTCCTGAGCTGCaagccacagaggaggagaaaagcaAACTGGAATCTGGGTTGACCAACGGTGATGAACCTATGGACCAGGACCTCTCAGTTGTTCCCACCAAATGTATCTCCAGTATAGAAAATCTAGAAATTAG AGCGAGGGTAACATACATAGACTACGAAGGTCGCTCCGATGGCGACTCCATCAAAAAGATTATAAATCAGATGAAGCCCAGACAGCTCGTGATCGTTCACGGGCCGCCCGAAGCCAGCCTGGACCTGGCCGAGTCCTGCAAGGCTTTCAGCAAGGACATCAAGGTCTACACACCCAAGTTGCAGGAGACCATAGACGCCACCAGTGAGACACACATCTACCAG GTGCGGTTGAAAGACTCCCTGGTGAGCTCTCTGCAGTTCTGCAAGGCCAAAGACACGGAGCTAGCGTGGATCGACGGTGTGCTGGACATGCGCGTGGTGAAGGTGGACACGGGCGTGATGCTGGAGGAGGGCATGAAAGAGGAGGTAGAGGACGGGGACCTGACCATGGACATCGCCCCCGATCTCGGCATCGATCACAGCGCCACGGCAGTGGCAGCACAGCGAGCCATGAAGAACCTGTTCGGAGAAGATGAGAAGGAGCTGTCTGAAGAGAGCGATGTCATTCCCACGCTGGAGCCGCTGCCTCCACACGAG ATTCCAGGGCATCAGTCGGTGTTCATCAACGAGCCTCGCCTGTCTGACTTCAAGCAGGTCCTGCTGAGAGAGGGCATCCAGGCCGAGTTTGTGGGAGGAGTGCTGGTATGCAACAACATGGTGGCAGTTCGCAGG ACGGAGGCCGGCCGCATTGGCCTGGAAGGCTGCCTGTGTGACGACTACTATAAGATCCGGGAGCTGCTGTATCAGCAGTACGCCGTGGtatag
- the riox1 gene encoding ribosomal oxygenase 1 isoform X2 — protein MERKHMSAFALYQTLSIDEPPPVKKPPPQVPAKKKKKKENGVAANKVNTVKAQMKAERKKMRKKLLKSAQMEESLKGKTEQQQQECVNGDDGEALDALLADLARVNNSRDRASQLFQWLINPVPAKAFFRETWEKKPILVQRKNPDYYKGLFSTAEFDRILREEDVQYGVNLDVTSYTNGKRRTHNPPGRALPFTVWDFYGSGCSLRLLNPQAFSSTVWNVLSILQEQFGSMAGANIYLTPPGTQGFAPHYDDIEAFVVQLEGKKHWRVYNPRTDDEVLPVLSSPNFNQADIGRPILEVVLEAGDLLYFPRGFIHQGDCLPDAHSLHITISSYQKNSWGDLLQKVVPAALEIAMEEDVEFRQGLPVDYLTYMGVQNSDKDDPRRTKFFSRIESLIRKLKNYAPVDAAVDQKAREYLHDCLPPVLTAEELASSVQGAPARWECGQVVDVGTRINTQTQVRLLRAGCARLCSDGEAVHLCYTTDNSRVYHKEEPKSFEIKPEHTDAIEFLIHSYPKFVTVGSFPCDSAEDRVALAELLFERGIIHTAEPL, from the exons atggagagaaaacacatgtCAGCTTTTGCTTTGTATCAAACTTTGTCAATTGACGAGCCTCCCCCTGTTAAGAAGCCTCCACCGCAG GTCCCTgctaagaagaaaaagaaaaaggagaatgGAGTTGCAGCCAATAAAGTCAACACAGTTAAAGCTCaaatgaaggcagagaggaagaaaatgcgAAAGAAGCTCCTGAAGTCTGCACAAATGGAGGAGAGCCTTAAGGGAAAAACAGAG cagcaacagcaggagtgCGTGAATGGAGATGATGGTGAGGCTCTGGATGCTCTGCTGGCCGACCTGGCAAGAGTCAACAACAGCAGGGACAGAGCGAGCCAGCTGTTCCAGTGGCTCATTAACCCCGTTCCTGCCAAAGCCTTCTTCAG GGAAACGTGGGAAAAGAAGCCCATTCTTGTTCAACGCAAGAATCCAGATTACTATAAGGGACTGTTCTCCACAGCAGAGTTTGACCGCATTTTAAGAGAG GAGGATGTTCAGTATGGAGTGAATCTGGATGTTACCAGCTACACTAATGGCAAGAGGAGGACGCACAATCCTCCAGGGAGAGCTCTGCCATTCACTGTGTGGGACTTCTATGGG AGTGGCTGCTCCCTTCGACTGCTGAATCCCCAGGCGTTCTCCTCCACTGTGTGGAATGTGCTGTCCATCCTCCAAGAGCAGTTTGGCAGCATGGCAGGAGCCAACAT ATACCTGACACCACCTGGAACTCAGGGTTTTGCTCCACATTATGACGACATTGAGGCGTTTGTGGTTCAGCTGGAAGGGAAGAAACACTGGAGAGTGTACAACCCAAG GACAGACGACGAGGTCTTACCTGTCCTCTCAAGTC CCAACTTCAATCAGGCAGACATCGGGAGGCCAATCCTGGAAGTGGTGCTGGAGGCAGGAGATCTTCTCTACTTTCCAAGAGGATTCATCCACCAGGGCGACTGCCTGCCAGATGCTCACTCCCTGCACATCACCATCTCCTCTTACCAGAAGAACAGCTGGGGGGACCTGCTGCAGAAG GTGGTTCCAGCAGCACTGGAAATAGCAATGGAAGAGGATGTGGAGTTCAGGCAGGGCTTACCTGTGGACTACCTGACATACATGGGAGTACAGAATTCTGACAAG GATGACCCACGCAGGACAAAATTCTTCTCACGAATTGAGAGCCTGATAAGGAAGCTTAAAAATTACGCCCCGGTCGACGCTGCTGTGGATCAGAAAGCCAGAGAATACCTCCATGACTGCCTGCCTCCTGTGCTGACTGCAG AGGAACTGGCCAGCAGTGTTCAAGGAGCACCTGCTAGGTGGGAATGTGGGCAGGTTGTGGATGTGGGTACACGTATCAATACCCAGACCCAAGTCAGACTCTTGCGTGCTGGATGTGCCAG GTTATGCAGCGATGGAGAAGCTGTTCATCTTTGCTACACCACAGACAACTCCAGAGTTTACCACAAAGAGGAGCCCAAGAGTTTTGAAATAAAACCAGAG CACACTGATGCCATTGAGTTTCTGATCCATTCTTATCCCAAATTTGTGACAGTAGGAAGCTTCCCATGTGATTCTGCAGAAGACAGG GTTGCTTTGGCCGAGCTGCTGTTTGAGAGGGGGATTATCCACACTGCAGAACCACTGTAA
- the riox1 gene encoding ribosomal oxygenase 1 isoform X1, whose translation MERKHMSAFALYQTLSIDEPPPVKKPPPQVPAKKKKKKENGVAANKVNTVKAQMKAERKKMRKKLLKSAQMEESLKGKTEKQQQQECVNGDDGEALDALLADLARVNNSRDRASQLFQWLINPVPAKAFFRETWEKKPILVQRKNPDYYKGLFSTAEFDRILREEDVQYGVNLDVTSYTNGKRRTHNPPGRALPFTVWDFYGSGCSLRLLNPQAFSSTVWNVLSILQEQFGSMAGANIYLTPPGTQGFAPHYDDIEAFVVQLEGKKHWRVYNPRTDDEVLPVLSSPNFNQADIGRPILEVVLEAGDLLYFPRGFIHQGDCLPDAHSLHITISSYQKNSWGDLLQKVVPAALEIAMEEDVEFRQGLPVDYLTYMGVQNSDKDDPRRTKFFSRIESLIRKLKNYAPVDAAVDQKAREYLHDCLPPVLTAEELASSVQGAPARWECGQVVDVGTRINTQTQVRLLRAGCARLCSDGEAVHLCYTTDNSRVYHKEEPKSFEIKPEHTDAIEFLIHSYPKFVTVGSFPCDSAEDRVALAELLFERGIIHTAEPL comes from the exons atggagagaaaacacatgtCAGCTTTTGCTTTGTATCAAACTTTGTCAATTGACGAGCCTCCCCCTGTTAAGAAGCCTCCACCGCAG GTCCCTgctaagaagaaaaagaaaaaggagaatgGAGTTGCAGCCAATAAAGTCAACACAGTTAAAGCTCaaatgaaggcagagaggaagaaaatgcgAAAGAAGCTCCTGAAGTCTGCACAAATGGAGGAGAGCCTTAAGGGAAAAACAGAG aagcagcaacagcaggagtgCGTGAATGGAGATGATGGTGAGGCTCTGGATGCTCTGCTGGCCGACCTGGCAAGAGTCAACAACAGCAGGGACAGAGCGAGCCAGCTGTTCCAGTGGCTCATTAACCCCGTTCCTGCCAAAGCCTTCTTCAG GGAAACGTGGGAAAAGAAGCCCATTCTTGTTCAACGCAAGAATCCAGATTACTATAAGGGACTGTTCTCCACAGCAGAGTTTGACCGCATTTTAAGAGAG GAGGATGTTCAGTATGGAGTGAATCTGGATGTTACCAGCTACACTAATGGCAAGAGGAGGACGCACAATCCTCCAGGGAGAGCTCTGCCATTCACTGTGTGGGACTTCTATGGG AGTGGCTGCTCCCTTCGACTGCTGAATCCCCAGGCGTTCTCCTCCACTGTGTGGAATGTGCTGTCCATCCTCCAAGAGCAGTTTGGCAGCATGGCAGGAGCCAACAT ATACCTGACACCACCTGGAACTCAGGGTTTTGCTCCACATTATGACGACATTGAGGCGTTTGTGGTTCAGCTGGAAGGGAAGAAACACTGGAGAGTGTACAACCCAAG GACAGACGACGAGGTCTTACCTGTCCTCTCAAGTC CCAACTTCAATCAGGCAGACATCGGGAGGCCAATCCTGGAAGTGGTGCTGGAGGCAGGAGATCTTCTCTACTTTCCAAGAGGATTCATCCACCAGGGCGACTGCCTGCCAGATGCTCACTCCCTGCACATCACCATCTCCTCTTACCAGAAGAACAGCTGGGGGGACCTGCTGCAGAAG GTGGTTCCAGCAGCACTGGAAATAGCAATGGAAGAGGATGTGGAGTTCAGGCAGGGCTTACCTGTGGACTACCTGACATACATGGGAGTACAGAATTCTGACAAG GATGACCCACGCAGGACAAAATTCTTCTCACGAATTGAGAGCCTGATAAGGAAGCTTAAAAATTACGCCCCGGTCGACGCTGCTGTGGATCAGAAAGCCAGAGAATACCTCCATGACTGCCTGCCTCCTGTGCTGACTGCAG AGGAACTGGCCAGCAGTGTTCAAGGAGCACCTGCTAGGTGGGAATGTGGGCAGGTTGTGGATGTGGGTACACGTATCAATACCCAGACCCAAGTCAGACTCTTGCGTGCTGGATGTGCCAG GTTATGCAGCGATGGAGAAGCTGTTCATCTTTGCTACACCACAGACAACTCCAGAGTTTACCACAAAGAGGAGCCCAAGAGTTTTGAAATAAAACCAGAG CACACTGATGCCATTGAGTTTCTGATCCATTCTTATCCCAAATTTGTGACAGTAGGAAGCTTCCCATGTGATTCTGCAGAAGACAGG GTTGCTTTGGCCGAGCTGCTGTTTGAGAGGGGGATTATCCACACTGCAGAACCACTGTAA